In the Urocitellus parryii isolate mUroPar1 chromosome 10, mUroPar1.hap1, whole genome shotgun sequence genome, one interval contains:
- the LOC144257214 gene encoding uncharacterized protein LOC144257214 yields MACTLESTGKSLLSGKPAQLLRSRYLLPHVDSTELDTPSILGVCDVNTEKDKNTINLPSLSSFPFLGDGSGTAAGWISRTTVGWEGGPLPHSSKSKAQCQEGLGLQPCHTVTLQLWEGHCVLGSRGQGHCVLGSRSVPPVTPPPPPSGDRATVCWDPGLSLLPLLHLDLQGTGPLCAGIQVCPSCHSSTSTFREQGHCVLGSRSVPPVTPPPSPSGDRATVCWDPGLSLLSLLHLHLQGTGPLCAGIQVCPSCHSSTFTFRGQGHCVLGSRSVPPVTPPPSRAQGHCVLGSRSVPPVTPPPPPSGDRATVCWDPGLSLLPLLHLDLQGTGPLCAGIQVCPSCHSSTSTFRGQGHCVLGSRSVPPATPPPSRGQGHCVLGIQVCPSCHSSTFQGTGPLCAGIQVCPSCHSLPLPPRAEGHYG; encoded by the exons ATGGCCTGCACCTTGGAGTCCACAGGAAAGTCACTCCTCTCTGGCA AACCTGCACAACTGCTCAGGTCACGGTATCTTCTGCCACATGTCGACAGCACAGAGTTGGACACACCATCAATACTGGGTGTATGTGACGTCAACACAGAGAAAGACAAGAACACAATCAACCTGCCCAGCttgtcctcctttcccttcctgggAGACGGGTCTGGAACGGCAGCCGGATGGATATCTAGGACCACCGTGGGCTGGGAAGGAGGACCTCTCCCTCACTCCTCCAAGTCAAAGGCACAGTGCCAGGAAGGTCTGGGGCTGCAGCCCTGTCACACAGTGACTCTCCAACTGTGGGAGGGCCACTGTGTGCTGGGATCCAG GGGACAGGGCCACTGTGTGCTGGGATCCAGGTCTGTCCCTCCTGTcactcctccacctccaccttcagGGGACAGGGCCACTGTGTGCTGGGATCCAGGTCTGTCCCTCCTGCCACTCCTCCACCTTGACCTTCAGGGGACAGGGCCACTGTGTGCTGGGATCCAGGTCTGTCCCTCCTGTcactcctccacctccaccttcagGGAACAGGGCCACTGTGTGCTGGGATCCAGGTCTGTCCCTCCTGTCACTCCTCCACCTTCACCTTCAGGGGACAGGGCCACTGTGTGCTGGGATCCAGGTCTGTCCCTCCTGTCACTCCTCCACCTTCACCTTCAGGGGACAGGGCCACTGTGTGCTGGGATCCAGGTCTGTCCCTCCTGTCACTCCTCCACCTTCACCTTCAGGGGACAGGGCCACTGTGTGCTGGGATCCAGGTCTGTCCCTCCTGTCACTCCTCCACCTTCCAGGGCACAGGGCCACTGTGTGCTGGGATCCAGGTCTGTCCCTCCTGTcactcctccacctccaccttcagGGGACAGGGCCACTGTGTGCTGGGATCCAGGTCTGTCCCTCCTGCCACTCCTCCACCTTGACCTTCAGGGGACAGGGCCACTGTGTGCTGGGATCCAGGTCTGTCCCTCCTGTcactcctccacctccacctttAGGGGACAGGGCCACTGTGTGCTGGGATCCAGGTCTGTCCCTCCTGCCACTCCTCCACCTTCCAGGGGACAGGGCCACTGTGTGCTGGGGATCCAGGTCTGTCCCTCCTGCCACTCCTCCACCTTCCAGGGGACAGGGCCACTGTGTGCTGGAATCCAGGTCTGTCCCTCCTGTCACTCactgcccctccctcccagggctgAGGGCCACTATGGGTGA